The proteins below come from a single Osmerus mordax isolate fOsmMor3 chromosome 3, fOsmMor3.pri, whole genome shotgun sequence genomic window:
- the LOC136938188 gene encoding voltage-dependent calcium channel gamma-5 subunit-like has translation MSVCGRKALTLLSSVFAVSGLGLLGVAVSTDYWLYLEEGVILPLNQSTDIKTSLHSGLWKVCFLAGEETGRCFTIEYIMPMNVQLTYDATVNVLKMIRTATPFPLVSLFFMFIGFVLNNIGHVRPHRTILAFVSGIFFILSGLALVVGLVLYISSINDEMLNRTKSSEAYFSYKYGWSFAFAAISFLLTESAGVMSVYLFMKRYTAEEPYQPRHPSFYHPRLSNCSNHSGQFLHLEAWARGRSPSDISSEASFQMSASYPALLKCPDYDQVSSSPC, from the exons ATGAGCGTGTGCGGCAGGAAGGCGCTGACGTTGCTCAGCAGCGTGTTTGCAGTCAGCGGCCTGGGACTTCTGGGAGTTGCAGTCAGCACGGACTACTGGCTGTACCTGGAAGAGGGAGTGATACTGCCTCTCAACCAGAGCACCGACATAAAGACTTCCCTGCACTCTGGCCTGTGGAAGGTCTGCTTCCTGGCAG GTGAGGAGACAGGACGATGCTTCACCATAGAGTACATCATGCCTATGAATGTGCAACTGACATATGA TGCCACTGTCAACGTACTTA AGATGATTCGTACAGCCACTCCCTTCCCCCTGGTAAGTTTGTTCTTCATGTTCATTGGCTTTGTACTCAACAACATCGGACATGTACGGCCACACCGGACCATACTGGCCTTCGTCTCCGGAATATTCTTCATCCTCTCAG gtcTGGCTCTTGTGGTTGGTCTTGTGCTGTACATCTCCAGTATTAATGATGAGATGTTGAACAGAACCAAGAGCAGTGAGGCCTACTTCAGTTATAAGTATGGCTGGTCCTTTGCCTTTGCTGCCATCTCCTTCCTGCTCACTGAG AGCGCAGGCGTCATGTCCGTCTACTTGTTCATGAAACGCTACACGGCCGAGGAGCCCTACCAACCTCGTCACCCCAGCTTCTACCATCCGCGCCTCAGCAACTGCTCCAACCACTCGGGCCAGTTCCTTCACCTGGAGGCGTGGGCACGTGGTCGCAGCCCCTCCGACATCTCCTCAGAGGCCTCGTTCCAGATGAGTGCCAGCTACCCCGCCCTGCTCAAATGCCCTGACTACGACCAGgtgtcctcctcaccctgctaa